The DNA region ATGTATATGCATTAATTTTCTAACAGACATATTGTCCATAATCTTTATGACTACTTGCATTATAAGTCACTGTTCTGCCAGAAACATTGTCTATGATATAGAACACATATGTATTCATCACAGTTCTTTCATATGTTTGTCCATAATCTATAAGACTCATTTTAATCCTTGATCAAACATCTATACATGCAAGACATTTTCTAATCACTGTCCAACTCCACTGACCCCTGATATATAAGACACATTGCAATCCTGATCTAGAAGACGCATCGCAATCCTGATATATAAGACACATTGTAATCCCTGATCTATAAGACACATTGTTATCCTGCTCTGTAAGACACATAGTAATCCCTGATCTGTAAGACACATTGTAATCCCTGATCTGTAAGACACATTGTAATCCCTGATCTATAAGACACATCGTAATCCTGATCTATAAGACACATTGTAATCCCTGATCTATAAGACACATTGTAATCCCTGATCTATAAGACACATTGTAATCCCTGATCTATAAGACACATTGTAATCCCTGATCTATAAGACACAATTATATCCTGATTTATATGACACATTGTAATAAATGATCTATAAGACACATTGTGTGTCCATAATGTTTAAACAACACATTGTATTGTAAGCTCCAGATCTTATATACCTGTGATTACCTAACATAACTTTATGAATCACTTAATTTTTTCCCTACATACATCTGTACacctttttcaaaattaataaaaaatattgctGTTTACATAACTTTGTAATTTGTCTACTACTTGAGAGTAAATTCACTTAATGTTTACCAATTCTtacttttatattaaattatcaaTTGCTATTCTATAGACACTATGTCTATTTacacattagaaaaaaataatgtaaaattcatctggaaaatgatgatgaagatTTCCAAGAATCAAGTTCCTGGCACATGctaaatactgttatacatttAAGGTGATGATGActtacatggtacatgtaaaatacatctcttataaaacacattactcgGAGGTACCAGTATAACACATATGATTGAACTTCAAGTCACATCTTACTGCAATATATGCTTTCAGGAGGATTGCATAGAAATTGGTGAAatcatgaaatttgaaaagtttCATGATTATGTAAAGAGACATTTAGAgcatcatatttttatatataagacaCTGAAATATGTAAGACACTGAAGATGATTAAAGACCCAGCTCAGAAAGTGATTGTAAGTTTAAGTCATACTGTTTGTGACAAGACTTCTTAGATAAAAGTTCATGTAACAACTCACATTACATGGACACTTTGTGATGAAGACTGTACATAAAAGTTCAGTTCACATCTCATCTAATAAAGACACTTGGTGATGAAGATTGTACGCGTAGATGAAAGTTCATGTAACATCTCATATTAAAGAGACACTTGGTGATGAGGACTCTTTAGATAAAAGTCCATGTAACATCTcatattatataaacacttgGTGATGAAGACTTTAGATGAAAGTTAGGTCACATCTAATATATAGACACTTGGTGATGAAGACTGTATGTGTAGATGAAAGTTCATGTAACATCTCATATCAAATAGACAATTGGTGATCTCATATTATAATGACACTTGGTGATGAAGACTTTAGATAAAAGTTCAGGTCACAtctcatattatatatagacacTTGGTGATGAAGACTATGTGTTGCTGAAAGTTCATGTAACATATCATATCAAATATACACTTGGTGATGAAGACTTTTGATGAAAGTTCATGTCACATcttatatcatataaaaacttTAGATGAAGTATGTCACATCTCATATCAAATAGACACTTTGTGATGAAGACTCTTTAGATGAAGTATGTCACATCTCATATCAAATAGACACTTTGTGATGAAGACTCTTTAGATGAAGTATGTCACATCTCATATCAAATAGACACTAGGTGATGAAGACTCTTTAGATGAAGTATGTCACATCTCATATCAAATAGACACTAGGTGATGAAGACTATTTAGATAAACGTTCTTTTGAGATGTTTCTTGAGGGTTACGTGGTGactgaatggttaagatgtcccgacatattagcACAAGCTCTTCATCTAGGGGTCGCAAGTTTGAATGCCATAACGGGCATGACACATTATAACAGTACAACCATCACAGTCTCTTACTTTAGACAATTGGTAATGAAGATTCTTCAGATATAGATGTTTCTTGAGGGGTacgtggtggccgagtggttaagatgtccagacATATTAGCACAAGCTCTTCATCTAGGGGTCGCAAGTTTGAATGCCATAACGGGCATGACACATTATAAAAGTACAACCATCACAGTCTCTTACTTTAGACAATCGGTAACGAAGATTCTTCAGATATAGATGTTTCTTGAGGAGTacgtggtggccgagtggttaagatgtcccgacatattagcTCAAGCTCTTCATCAaagggtcgcgagttcgaatgcCATGTGGGGCACATTATAAAAGTACAACATCACAGTCTCGTTTTATATAGACACTTGGTTATGAAGACTCTTTTGATAAAAGTTCAGGTAAAAATCAAATGTTCTTGGTACTGGCAGCTGGtcagtgttttttctctgggttcTCCATTCTccctccacaatcaaacttggcatatccttacatgaccctggctgttaataggacgtaaaactaaacaaaccaaaatagATGAAAGTTCAGGTCACATCTCGTATTATAAAGATACTTGGTGATGAAGACTCTTTGAATAAAAgtttaagacatatatatagaaactGTGCGTATCAATTGTTCCAATAATATTTCAATTGTCATTTTCCTCCTCTTCCTCATCGATGTATGGAAGGTCACGTTGTAGCCTCTGTATAGTTCTCTCTATATCACGATACAGTAGGCTGTTGTCAAGGAGGGAAAATGGAGACCTCCTCATATGCTGAAATCCCTGTAGACTCCGTACCCTGGATGTGTCCCACAATCCCTCTTTCTGTAGAATGTTAATAATGGCCAGGATATCATCTTTCGAGGACCTTTTTTGATGTGAGGACTTGACAATTTTCAGGTCCAGCATAGAATCGAAATTGTCAACAACTGAAGAGACAACTGGTGCAGCTTTGGAAATGGCTACTATAGACTGCTCAGTCTTGTTGGCTCCCAGTCCTTTAATCAGGTCCTTCAGCAGTTTCACCTCATTCTCCTTGTGCATGTCTGCAGCCTTGTTTTGTCCCTGACCACCACGTACATTAACAAACGATGCTGCTCTCACCCTCATTGCATAATGTGGAGGCAAAACAAATTCAGTTTTAAGAATAAAGTCAATGCACtcgacaaaatattttgataaacaaGAGTGCGAATAGAAAAATGGAATCATCTGTTTTAAAAGAACATTTGTACGGACAACATCACCTTCATGAATAGCATCCTGAAGTTGTATGATGATGAAGTACCATTGTAAAAAGTTGACAACATAATCTTGGAGTTCATCTGCAGTGCTATTGAGAGACTGTGATGGTTGTTCTTTGATCTTCAAGTGATGTTCAATGCCTGATAGTTTGACTGAACAACCTTTCTGCACTGTGTCCTTTGGAATTTCCAGGACAACACTGGTATCACCGATGGCAACTTTAACTTTCACTTTGTTATTAATAACAGAAGTTTCCGTTTGTCCACGCCAAGTGCCCATTTCCATATTCAATAAGCATGTCGATTTTTCCTGTTAAAATGAAGGAAATACAGATAAAAATCAAGGTTTGTAATGGTATAAaggtttatacatatattaccaATATACCATTAGATGATTTTTCAATATGAATAAGTTACAACGTATATATACGTTTTGTCAGGTGAATTAAGGGCAATTTAGCTAGTGTATTTTGTGGATGGGAAAAGAGGAAATGCaggtatattatatttgtacCCTTGTAAATTCCAGACGGTGATGACAGGTTGAAATATATTCAGTAGGTTTAATTTTGATCTGATAAGAAACCAGTGTCATTAAAGGACATGcaatgtatattgttttgtcAAAGGATCATTTATAAAACAGGATAAATACACAGAACGTCTTGTGTaagaacatgtatatatgtacctgtgaTTTACTGTCAAATGGGATGAAGATGTCATTCACAATATCCTCCATCACACGATTGGCAACGTTTTGTTTGTTCTGCTTGTGCAGCAGGTGAATATTGTCAGGAATGGCCTGATGTTTTGGTGAATCATCTAGTGAGCTCATTTGAAATTTCTTCATCACATGGGCAAGAAAGTAAGCTTCACCAGCAAGTGTCACAAAATCTTCATGTGCCTGAAATATTACAATTATAGgtttacatgtttgttttggtttacattaattaataattaaacttCATGATAATGTAATATTCAAATGGAtgctaatacatgtatgtgtaaaagTTAATTAATGTAGTAATCAATTTACAATTGAGATTTCATTAGGTGACTGTCTTCAAAGTAATGACTAAAAGGCTTTTTGTCATTAAGGACTAGATCAATACATACCAGGTATATGTAGTCATGTTAAATGAACCTATACTGgtttaaaacaataatactaTATTGTTGTCATGGTATGAAAATGTGCCTTTAAAAGCAGTTAGATACATACATATTCGTGAATGTTAATGAAGAAAATATG from Argopecten irradians isolate NY chromosome 5, Ai_NY, whole genome shotgun sequence includes:
- the LOC138324165 gene encoding uncharacterized protein, producing MMSAESKRNIIAEYGEHLQDKLVKDVSEGRNGKLNGDNLDIRVITNDIRMQNKNKDYHFFASDYILDRVDESSMPVLTQTADQPHAKHFLPSADETSIYKDSLKVLLSRVLIQHIPAFSWMKNVAALPVHIPHLLEEAMAKKSTIHMLPVSLNNEVSYEGCIHIMDEYVKMVNSWYSKAGRGGELEDLKIPIGGDQLTRCRLQGAKSLRAGAHTQQERFEQLYPIIIELFHTLQDFLEKLCKKFLKMDHSRNVATLAHLKLVIQRTNVNGQVKARFKAHEDFVTLAGEAYFLAHVMKKFQMSSLDDSPKHQAIPDNIHLLHKQNKQNVANRVMEDIVNDIFIPFDSKSQEKSTCLLNMEMGTWRGQTETSVINNKVKVKVAIGDTSVVLEIPKDTVQKGCSVKLSGIEHHLKIKEQPSQSLNSTADELQDYVVNFLQWYFIIIQLQDAIHEGDVVRTNVLLKQMIPFFYSHSCLSKYFVECIDFILKTEFVLPPHYAMRVRAASFVNVRGGQGQNKAADMHKENEVKLLKDLIKGLGANKTEQSIVAISKAAPVVSSVVDNFDSMLDLKIVKSSHQKRSSKDDILAIINILQKEGLWDTSRVRSLQGFQHMRRSPFSLLDNSLLYRDIERTIQRLQRDLPYIDEEEEENDN